DNA from Elaeis guineensis isolate ETL-2024a chromosome 2, EG11, whole genome shotgun sequence:
GAGGGAAAAGTTAGTGATCCATTTGAGAGTCAGTTGAGGATACCCAGAAATGATAGTCAGAGGGACAAACGGTTTGATCCATTCAAGACATGGTCTGGAAAGCTTGAAAGGCAATTATCAAATTTACGTGGAAAGCCACAGGAACCAGATTTGGAAGCTGCTAATGATTGCCATAGTGCCGAAAATGAGACCGTGCCTGCTGTTGATCGCTACTTCGATGCCTTAGAAGGACCTGAATTAGACACTTTAAGGGTATGAAGTCTGTTGGCTATAGAATATACTGCTGCTTCTATTGTTTCTCTATTAGATGTCTGTTCCATATGTGCCAGGATTTCACCGTTAGCAATATATATCTTCCAAAAAACAATCACTGTAGGTTATAAGAAACCATCTCGTATTGCATAATGTCTGAATCTAAACATTTTTCAAGATAATGGGATATGCTAGCATGTTGAAGTTGTTAGATATCATTATATTGCAGCATTATTCATCACTTTTCACTTACTGCAGGCAACAGAGGTGTCGGTTCTTCCTGAAGACAAGAAGTGGCCTTTCCTTCTTCGTTTCCCAATTTCTTCTTTTGGTATGTGCCTTGGTGTGAGCAGCCAAGCTATCTTGTGGAAGACCTTAGCCAtatctccatctatgagtttcctACATGTAAGCTTGACTGTCAACCTCGTACTCTGGTGCATCTCTCTTGCACTGATGGCAACTATATTCCTCATTTACTTTTTGAAAATCATCTTCTTCTTTGAAGCGGTTCGAAGGGAATACCATCACCCAATCCGTGTCAATTTCTTCTTTGCTCCTTGGATAGCTTGTCTTTTCTTGGTACTTGGTCTCCCACCATCAGTTACAGTTAATGTTCATGCTGCTATCTGGTATGTTCTAATGGCTCCTATCTTTTGCCTTGAGCTCAAAATTTATGGTCAATGGATGTCTGGGGGCCAACGAAGGCTCTCAAAGGTGGCAAATCCATCAAACCATTTATCAATCGTGGGAAACTTTGTGGGTGCATTGCTCGGCGCATCAATGGGACTTAAAGAAGGGCCTATTTTCTTTTTTGCTGTTGGATTAGCTCACTATACAGTACTTTTCGTAACTCTGTACCAGAGGCTTCCTACAAATGCAACACTCCCGAAGGAGCTTCATCCAGTATTTTTCTTATTTGTAGCAGCACCCAGTGTTGCTTGCATGGCGTGGGCAAAGATTCATGGGGACTTTGACTATGGGTCAAGGATAGCTTACTTCATTGCCATGTTCCTCTATGCTTCTCTGGTTAGTCTCACGTTGTGCATTCCTTGTGACGCATGCATGTCAGTGCATTATTATTTTCCTTTAGAATTATGTTGGTTCATTTGCAGTAAAAAGCTTAATATGGAATGACTATACATTATCCCTTCTGATTAAGATCAGAATTAGGTTTTAAAGGATTTAAATGAAGTTCATTTTAACTTTAAGACTAAATATGTGGAGTCTTTAACCATGATTCTGGGCCATGGCTTGGGAATTATGTAGCAGACAATGCTTTATGCTTTGGTTCCACTAGTCCAAAAGACAAATTATTCTTAATAAATCTGCATAGCAAGCCAATGCATTTGTCGAAATTATTAGTATTGATTTCTTTGAAGATTGTTATCTAACTGTTTTGCTTATCATCTTGTGTATATGCAGGCCGTGCGAATTAATTTTTTCCGAGGTTTCaggtatctctctctctctctctctcttaagaatTTGCTTTGGTTTTTTACTGCCTTCTATCCTCTATTTTGTGGTTTCTTACATTCTTTTGTTTCATTAGGTTCTCACTGGCATGGTGGGCATATACGTTTCCAATGACCGGTGCTGCAGTTGCAACCATCAAGTACTCAATGGAAGTGACAAATGTATTAACTCAGTCACTTTCTGTTGGGCTCTCCGCAATCTCTACCTTCACAGTAACAGCTCTGCTGGTGTCCACCATTATTCATGCTTTTATCCTCCATGACCTCTTTCCCAATGACATCTCTATTGCTATCACACAGAAGAGACCAAAGTTCAGTAAGAAGCTTGCACATCTGAGGTCAGCAAGCTCAGACATGAAAGACATAGAAGCATCTCTTCCCAAAAACAATCCAGAGCTAGAGCTTTGAATTTTTTGGCATATTCACACTTTCGGTGCATTATGTTCTGTCGGATCCTTATCTGCCACAAGTGAATTAAAGATCTGAAAAAATGTTCTGCTACTCTGTTATATGAACCATGTGCAGATAATCTGGAGATGAAGACAGTATCATGAGCACTCTGTATAGGATAGAATTTGTTCATTAAAGAAGTGTGTTTATTTGTTGGTTCAAGTAAGTCTTATAGTCGGCTCCTGTCATTGTATGACTTTGGTAAATTAGTCAATGTATGTTCTCTAAGTCTATGGAGAAACGTATGAACTTTTCTCCACCATCTGTCCTTGGTTGGTGGGCGTTCATTTGTTGTCTATTATTGAAGAGTTGAACTTTATCATCAGACATCGTCAAGGCCGTGTGAGTTAATCGCATGATGTATCATCTACTAGAATTACATGAAATTTATTCATTATTCCTTCTTTAGTTGAATCCCCTTTTCAAGATTTCTGGTTCGTTCTGGGAGTTATAATTTGTCCCAAAAAACCGGCTTATATTGTATTTGCATCATGAATATAATGCTATGATCTTAAATTTGTTTGATGCCTTCACGAATGGCTTGGGTTGAAATTCAGAGGAGAATTCTCACAACGTCAATTGAGATGGCATAGCAGTTTGGATGGTAGAATCGCCTTGAAATCAATGGGTATTTGGATATTGCTGCACGGCTCTTGGTGTGATTGAAGATATTTCTCTTATTGTCGTCATATGATTTCTTTGAATGTTATGTACGTCAGGTATGTTTGGCTATTGCTGCACGGCACTTGGTATGATATAAGATATTTCTCTTACTGCTGTCATATAGTTTCGGTTTGAATGTTGTGCTATACAACCTAAAGATTTATGTAATCTTCTTGCTGGTTTGTTTCGTTTAAGGCTCAATTCTAATTTACCGTTCATCTACTCAAAATGAAAATTACTGTAAACAAAACATAAGCTGCATCCAATTGGTTACAGGCTCGCAATTTGTTGATATGCACAATCTACTAATGATCTTTCAGTGACTTCTTGTTTGCATATAGCCAGGACTACAACATGTTGTGCAACCTTCATATGATTACTTTTTCAATTGATGTAACATGATCGATCAACAACACTGGAAAAACACCATGAATCATCCTTCCAATGTTTCAAGTATGCtctaaattaatacaaaatttcagTGACCATCTGAATGTTATGATACAGtgtcatcttttgtagaacatggATGACAATTGACATCAAAACTCATAACTTTACTCCTGCTTTCAAATGTGATGCTGAGATCCGAACTCCCGGCCGAAAGTGCGAAACAAGCGTTCTTGGTCTGCAGAGCATGAGAAAGCCACTCATTCTCAAAGGTAAGACAGAAAATATGAGAGGTGCTTGAGCAATGCCTGGTATCAGTGCTGGAAGGGAACAAACTGGTGAAAAAACATTAGGAGGCAAAGTGGAGAGTAGGAACACATCTTTTATTGTCTTTGCTCCCCTTTTCCTCATCCTCCCATGTGACCCTTTTGTTCCCAACTTCAACCACATCTCCTACCAGCCTCTAGTTGTGGACCTTATGTCAAAGCTCCTAATGAATGTTCTCATCATTTTCGGGCGACAATGAACCGGTTGGAAGACTACAGTGCGGTTCACTGTCAACCTCAGACATTGGATTGAGGACATGGTAATGACCTTTTGTTCTGAAAGTTGGGACCATGAGACCACTCATCTTGATTCTTATTAGGCTAGCCCAGCCTGATCCAGACTCGCATGTAGTTGGGGACCCCTTCACCTCCACAGTCATCCTTTCTGCCTTTTGTATTCACATCTCAATTCTATTTGCCTTTATATGGAAATTTATGTGGCAAAATActctgtttttatttttattttttgcaaagcAACTCATTATTATTATTGGTGTAGACATGATCTATTCTGGAATTTACTGTGCTGTATCTCCGCCCTTATGACTGTCATAGGAACAATTGTGTTAAACTGCATTATGTATATATTTCCATTACAAATACTCATGCATCTATGACCAAATATATGCATTGTTTATGGGCATAAGAATCCAGCAAGGTCTATGATGAATTGTTTTTCGTGCACATATTCTTTTCGCAAAGGTGATTTTTTTAGAGAACATCAAAATAGTGGATTGTTCTGCAAAATCACAATTTTGTTAGCAAAATAGCTTTGTACATTCTTCTTCATTGATGATCATCACAGCTTGGAGCCACTGTCTTAATCCCATCAAGAACCTATAGGAGTCATTTCACTataaagatctaatctttgaAATGTTTCTCCCAGACATGTGAACTAATTTGTGTTTCTCTTCTGAATTTGTGGTTGGtgcctctctctccttttttttggttgttatcTGTCACGAGCCCTGCAGGGGTGGCATCAAACAAATTTGTTGCTTTCTTACAATGAAGAATGAGACAGCAGCTCGGATTAGTTTAAAGCCAATGATAGCTAAAGCAGCAATATATCTTCTGTTTTCCCAGTGTATGCATGGTTGAAGACAGGAGGAACATTTCAAACCCTTGGGCCCAAACCAATGAACATGATACAAATGAGAATAAAAGGCTTACCCCCTACGGTCCACATAAACAAGGACACACTAATCTTATACCATTAAACTTGACCAGCAACCCAAAATTAACCAGTAGCTGGCCCATTATCATGCTTAAAATGGTCATTTTGAGGGATATTAGTCATCACTGTAGATTGAGATAAATACAAAATTTCAACGAGATGAGCTTTAGTCATACATAACTCATGAATGATCATTCAAAGACAGAATCAAAAAAATATGCGCCAATCATGAACTACAATAAGAAAGAACAGAATAGCTATAAAATATTCCTGATTTTGTACCCCAGTGATATAAATCACATTAATCCATTCATCCTATTGATCCTAGCCTCTAGTCTTATaactgttggctagatttttgTGATCCGGTCTTCCACTATATACTGTAACTTGATGTGGAATTCACTAGATTGAGCATCCTATGGATCCTCTGGTAACCATTTAAAACATCTTTAAAAAGCCCTCTATGATCTCTAGCCTGTCAATAGAGTGCTATAGAATTTTGTATGGAAATTCTTTGTAACATATATCAGATTCTCAGTTCTTCAGGGTTTTGTATAAAGGTCCACTCACAAATAGTAATAGCCAAAGCACAGAGACAGAGAGAGATAGATATCCATACTATCACTGGAAATTTTCTTAAGAATAAAAACAAGAAGCTTTGGTCCCTCAATAGCTCATCATCTACAAACCCTTTTAGCTAACCAACATTGTAGGAAGCACAAGCGACAAACATACGCATGCAGCAGGTGATATCCAGCAGAGATTCTTCTTTTCTCAGCATCCGCTTAGGCGGCCTTCTTCTGTAATGGTCCCTGTTATACGAGAAACCAAATCCCATAAGAAAGAAGCAATCTATAATTAAGGAAAACAAATATGCACGATACTACTAAGTTTTAAGCATGATCTCATCAAGCTAACAGTCTCAAAGACTCACCAAACGAATTTTTGCAATGGAGAACGGCATCATTTATAGCATTCTGAGTTCCCATATCAAACGTTCTCCTGCCATGACAATACTTGAAGCTCGATAAAGCATCGCTGGTCCTCGAGGATGCTCCGATCGATTCGACGCGGCTTCGACTCGAGCCTGCCCTCCTGATCAATTTCAATCCCTTGAACTTCCTGTAGAGAGGCATTAGAAAACTCAAGTACCTTTGGATGAACTTCTTTGAGGACTTCGTGCAGCCCCCCAAGAAATGTAGCTTGGCGTTGCTGCCTCTGGAGAACATGCTCTTGGATGATCTCGAGGATGATGAAGTCGGCACTCCTTGCACCGGACCACAAAGTGATGAAGAATTCAAAGCAACAGGACTACTTGGGACGGTGTAGAAGTAGCGAGAACCGAACCGGTTGCTCCCAGAGAGCAGTGACTTGGATGAATCTAGTGAGAGAGATCTGATCAAAACCGAGTTCATGGAGGAGTTGGAGGCGATTTCGTTTTTTCGTGAGGTGATGAGATGGAGTGGCAGAAGCAGGCCATCGGAGAAGATCTGGTCGGCGTGGACGAGGGCTGGAGATTGGGAGCTTGGGAGAGTGAAGTCGAAGTCAAGGGAGTCGTCCTTCCAACGCATGGAGATCAGCTTAGGGTCCATCTCGATGAAGGAGCCACCGTCCTGGGTGTCGAGAGAGAAGCGAAGGCCATCATCAAGAGAGTCGAAAGAGGGGTTAAGGTTCAGCAGCCAGCTATAGGAGAAGCTGTCCATGGAGAGCTGGTGCTGTGAGGGCTCCATGGGAGCTACAATGCCAAGGTTTGGAGGTGGTGGTGTCATGTGAACGGAATGATATACTAGgaggggagagaggaagaaaTATCACGCTATGATGGGTCGGTACAAAGATGCCGCCATCCAATGACATGTCGATCTATCTAATGACCATGATGCCCCACTCTTAAATGCAAATGTGGAAGATTTagaatttagatttattttctcaatctgatttaatcaattttttttattatatatttaattttatattgatcaTACATTGGATAGATATTCGATCTTTTAATACTTTCCgactaatttatttaaataaatttatgaattattttaaatagtaATATAGCAAGCTGGGCCAGATGCATTTGGAGATGCCGCATGGGATTATGTATTAATGATGCATGATGTTTATGGTTGGATATGTAGTTTTTGTGAATGAATTTTGAATTGTTCAAATATTCAGTAATTAATCTAATAGTTATTtaatatataatcaaaaatttttatgagtcaattattttttatctataatttttattaatatatttgttggacttatttattatatttatattatttatattattttttttattttttaatttaaatattttaatttatttaaattattaaaaaaattaaattaattattgtATTTTTTTATTACTACGATAATGATGATAACTGTGATAAAGATGGTGGCAAGAATCgtagcaaaaattatttttattgaagaaaaaaaaaaaaaaaaaggatggaaaCTGTCTGCCGTCTTTCCTTTTATGAGACATGGTAACAATAATTGATCAAGGACTCCAGAAATATATGCTATaggagatggtttttgggttaAAAGAAGGAGGATGTTTTCCTTACGTAATGTGTCCTGTGCAATTTTCTGTGAAGAAGCCCAACTTTTGATAAGCTTCTGTTGTGGGAATTGTGTGGgatgctttaattttttttaatttaggagGACGTAGACAGCAACAACAAGAAAAAAGATCTGAAAAATCCTTCATTTCActgataaaattaaaaatgaggATGATTATGACATGTAGCTTTTCTGTGTTACAAAATGTAGCATGGTCAACTTTCATGAATAAATGAAATGGTCATAAATCATATGCTATGCCGCTGCCAGAATTTATCTAGAAATATTCACTTCAAAAGATTAAGGTCCAGAAACACTTTCATGGGATAAAAATAATCAATGATTGGAGACCGATAACCATTTCCAACTACTAAGATTCATTCAAGCTTTGCCCTTGATATGCTTATTTGGATTGATCAAAAGAAACAAAGAAGGGAATTTTAGGTCCATCATTGTACTCCACATAGGTCTTTTGAAAGCTTGTGTTAAATACAGCCATCTTTTGGACAAGATTCTTGAGATATGCTTAAACTAATCGACCAAGCTTAGATTTATTAATCTATATCAATGATTTTGGTGGGTAGAATAGAGTTCTTTTATACCCATGGACTCACTATTGATGCTAATGTCTTAACCACTAGTACAAAAGGCTCAACACAAAACAGttgtatatattttgatattttattccAACCATACCTTAAAAATACCACCATATCCTAATCTTAAGTTTAGAAAAATTTCAATGAGCTATTCTCTTGCACTTGCTTCTCCTTACTGAAATAATATTGAAGGGAAATAGTACATGAGACATGGATATATGTGTCAAGTAGCAACACGAGatatcatatagatatctttaagtaggCCCATCGAGGAGTTTCTATTGATTTCATTTGGTTGTAAAGAGGAGGACGGCAGCCATCTTGATTCGCTGCCTTTTTCTTTCTACTTTAGTATTAGACAAGTTCATACTAAAAAATTTGCTCCTCAAATATACTAGGTTGGATATAATATTAGATGAAGAAGCATGCTTCGATTTCCAAGTAGTGTTCATTCTGGCTTGGAAACAAGCTTTTTATCTTACCATAAAACACTATACGGACAAGCACATCTAGAGAAATGAATGCAGAAGAGAGGGGCAAACAATAGTGCAAGATACAGTGCAAGTGTGCATCTAACCCTACAATGATTGTGCTTCATGAAAATCTTACATATTTatatagaatcaaaaaatttGCATAACATCTGGATAGTCACTATCAATAAAGTCCcaaatttttataaatagtatCGGAGCATATCTATTCATAGACCACAGGTGTATAATGATTTTATTTGATTAGATGTGAATCCTTATTTGGATGAGGATGTGCTTCCATTTGGATGAGGATATGGAACCTTATTTGGATGGATCCAAAAAAACATTATATTTCATTTCCATAAATTTCTttcattttatatttgatatactAAACAAGATGCAAAAATATCCTCGGAAACCAAATAAACCTACTCTTTTTGTACTCTAAAGAGAAGAAGATTATTCTTTTTTGCtgacaataaaaaaaaagattatcaattattattatttttttgagaagaagatCATTAATATTAAAATGCATGCCGACTAAGATgaccactttttttttttgtctgatgAAAGACTAAGATGACCACTTAAGTCATATGACTGTCCTTGAAGATAGAGACATGTTCCTGCCGTCTCTGCATCACGTTGTAATTGCCCATTTGGAATGCGCTGAGACCCTTATTGTCGATTTTGGGAAATTTATCATGCTTAAACGCGACCATGCTGTCCATACCACGTCAACTTTGAATcctgttttatcaaaaaaaaaaaaaaggaaaaactttGAATACTGTTGCTTAGGCGAGTAGAATAACTCAGCTCAACTAGAAACGTCTATGAAAGCTTAAACAATTTCCCCTAAAAATTTGTGTATGGCCGGCTCTCCAACATTAACAGGTAAAAGAAAGGGGACGAGGCGGAAAAAAGGGAATCAAATGGCTTACCTGAGATTCCATGAACCTCGCTGCAGTGTTAGAAAATAATCGTTGATTTCAGCTATGGACAGGCGATTTGAGCTCTCTCTCCTTGCTGCCGAGGGTTAGAAATGAGCATGCTGTGCTGCGATGCCATGGCGTGACCGGTCCATTTAGCTTTAATGTTGCGGCAGCTGCTGTCATCTCTGCACATTGGGCTGAGTTATCTTAGGAGAAGTTATATCCTACTATAGGTGGCAATTTATGATTGGACCCTCCATCGGATCCACAAATGTTCCACTTCAAGCATATTTGGATTTGAAGACATAAACGGATTTGCATCATAAACCCGTTTATTAAATATATtggatttagatttaaatctttgATCTGCTAATCTGTTTTGACCTATTTGATAATTGGATCGACCATTATCCAACTCACTTAACCTATTTAAAACATATTCAACCTATTTACATTTGTTTAACTTGTTTCTTACTTATTTAATCCGATTTGTTaacttgtttaacctatttaatctaacTTAACTAGTTTACTAAATGGATCATGTGGATTAGATcgaattatctatttaataaacaaatcaggtttagatctaaatttttgatctttTTAATAAATGGATCAAGTTCGAATTGACAAAGTTTTGACTTATCTTGCATCTGACCCAACCTATATTTAATCCTATTCAATCTGATTACCATCTCTATATCCTACACCTAGTGCACCCCATCAATGATATATCATGCCAATCAGATTAATCATTTTTATGGATCCCATTTATCATATGGCTTATTTCGAATTGCCGTCTCCCTCACATTTTCTCGAATTGTTCCTATGGTGCACCATGTCGTGTAGAACATAATTTCTCACATTTGAAGGGGTTGGACCAGATCAAACTATAACTTTGTATGCTAGTAGTTTCGTGAGCTCACTCGCATAGTTATCGTAGTAACTTTGATAATTTTTACGTGGCGAACAAAACACTACGTTGAAGCACCACAAACGAAATTTTGTAGCAGGAAATAAGTATTACGTTGATTTCTTCGTTGTCTCTAAATAAATCCACAAGAAATAGGTACCGTATGGCAATCGAATGCATTGGCCTATTTTTTTTGGGGATGTTTCGGACTTCAAAGATTGGGAAGAGGTATGTTGGCCCAACGGCGAGATGGACCGTTTCTAAACGAAACCCGCTTCAATATGGGCCGAAAACCAAACCCCCTCTGGCCCACTTTGTCTACCGGCTGCAGTATGTCACTCACATGATGTCCATAAACTGCAGCAGCTTGACTAATGGATAcaatttctaattaaatttttcCGAAGAAGAATTTTTAGTTAATTAAttgttaattttaaatctatgttctcgcaaatatttaaatatttattagatttacCTGAAGATTGTTTTAAATGTGATTACATAGTTGGTAGGTGAATTATAATTCCAAATTTGGTAATGATGTGTTTTCTAAAAGGCTTTTTTATTACATTAAATGCCATAAATCGAACAAATTCCTCATTGCAAGTTCCTTTTCACAATCCTATAGTAACCACtgtatattaattttttgaattgttcCCATCTATCATTTGGACTTGAGCATGGTGTATCCATGTTTTTAAGTACTCTCCTGGATCTGATATGTTTAAATAAATTGTTGGTTTAAAAaagattttgttttttttttttggttgcatAGCGCATGGACTTACAAATAAACTTACAACTCATATAAGACAAGTATACATATATCCAATGGAATCAAAATATCATCCATCTCCAAGCTCCAGTGGAAATGACTACTAGAAGTCTAGTGGCAGGCAGAAGTATGGTGAGCCCCCTGCCAAGCTACTCAATCAGCGGGTCTACTCCTCTCACTGAATACTCGAGATGCATGAACGTGATAGCTAACAAGACACATACCAAAGCTCCAAAAGTAATGGGTGAACGTCTGAGAGTAAGGTTGGGGCAGCTTGTCCACCGTCTAAGCAAGATTGGCATTTCAATCCTGTGAGTTTCTTGGGCACACAAATATCAATCTTACAAAAACAAGATTTTACGTTATTAATGATATTGTGAAGATAGAAGAAGGTATTATTTCCCTACTTGTCGTAGCTGAACTTCGAGGTCAAACTATGATCACTAAAGCCGTGGTAAACACTAAGGTTGGTGAGGCTGCTGCTGCTCCTCAATTGATTGCTGGATTTGAAACAGTCTTCTTGTTGGTGTTTTTGTGATGGAGACTCTAATTCTCAAATCAACCGGAATTCAGAAAATGATAGGAGGGAGAAAGAGATAGGAGACAGAATGAAAGCGATAGAATGATCTACTTGAAGGTCAGGGAGATCGATAGCCATTTTTGAGATGAGTGAAATATGCGGTAACTGCAAAACAACGACTAGTTCATGATTGAATAGATCGGTTATCCCTACACTAATATTCTTAGATTAGTACAATTATTCTTTCAATTTGTCTATATCTTAAATGATAAGATCGAACATATTCAGATGGTTTTACTTTGATCATTATCGAGGTCAATCGAAATATCCTTCACATCACTACTAGTTGTCAATAAGGGATCATCAATAGTGGTCAACAGCGAGCAAATAATATAGATAAATAACTATATTTTTATTTagtatttagaaaaaataaagcCTCGTCGAGAAGCTCTGATGGAAACTATATTCGGCGGCACTCCACCCAACCAATTTATGGAGGTGATGACATGTGTCCAACCAAAAGATACCAGCAAAATTTCTTGCTCCTTGCTAAAacaacttgcattttgattactttCATGATAAATGCTTGGCACTTGGGCGGCCTGTAGATGTAGCAGCCATTATGTAAGAAGAAAATTGTTTCTTAAAAtgtttgataaatatattttgaagCTTTATAAATGTGATAATTCATAATTGATAACTAAGGGCTTGGTTGGGGTCATGAGAGGTTGGATGGACGATATTGGAAAGATGAATTGCTTCCGTCCATCGTTTAGTTTAAAAAATtgtaaaaaatatggatgaaaagAAGAGGCTATTCATCCACCCTAACTTACCAATCTGCATTCTCCCAAattggaaggatggaagaaaggatgaatgaaatattgatggatagatttttatattaacaaaattatttcttattatttttttgacaaaactataatatttcttcactttttatttatattatttatatatactattaaattttattactaattattttatttttagtacataattttgattaaataattaaaaatatcctctatttttctatttttatttattatttttaattaactatttata
Protein-coding regions in this window:
- the LOC140855852 gene encoding probable membrane-associated kinase regulator 6; its protein translation is MTPPPPNLGIVAPMEPSQHQLSMDSFSYSWLLNLNPSFDSLDDGLRFSLDTQDGGSFIEMDPKLISMRWKDDSLDFDFTLPSSQSPALVHADQIFSDGLLLPLHLITSRKNEIASNSSMNSVLIRSLSLDSSKSLLSGSNRFGSRYFYTVPSSPVALNSSSLCGPVQGVPTSSSSRSSKSMFSRGSNAKLHFLGGCTKSSKKFIQRYLSFLMPLYRKFKGLKLIRRAGSSRSRVESIGASSRTSDALSSFKYCHGRRTFDMGTQNAINDAVLHCKNSFGTITEEGRLSGC